The following are from one region of the Euzebyales bacterium genome:
- a CDS encoding UTP--glucose-1-phosphate uridylyltransferase, which translates to MNHRVTKAVIPAAGLGTRFLPATKATPKEMLPVVDKPAIQYVVEEAVAAGLEDVLMITGRNKRPLEDHFDRAYELEDALRAKGDESRLGQVQESSELATVHYVRQGDAMGLGHAVLCAAQHVGEESFAVLLGDDLIDPRDPLLQRMLEVQADMGGSVVALIEVDPEQVHLYGCAAVERTDAEDVVRVTDLVEKPDAADAPSNLAIIGRYVLHSAVFDVLRETKPGRGGEFQLTDALTTLAGMPVDEGGGVHAVVFHGR; encoded by the coding sequence ATGAACCATCGCGTGACGAAGGCGGTGATCCCGGCGGCCGGCCTCGGCACCCGCTTCCTGCCGGCGACCAAGGCCACGCCCAAGGAGATGCTCCCGGTCGTCGACAAGCCCGCGATCCAGTACGTCGTCGAGGAGGCGGTCGCCGCCGGGCTCGAGGACGTGCTGATGATCACGGGGCGGAACAAGCGGCCGCTGGAGGACCACTTCGACCGCGCCTACGAGCTCGAGGACGCCCTGCGCGCCAAGGGAGACGAGAGCCGGCTGGGCCAGGTGCAGGAGTCGAGCGAACTGGCCACGGTCCACTACGTCCGCCAGGGCGACGCCATGGGGCTCGGGCACGCGGTGCTGTGCGCGGCGCAGCACGTCGGCGAGGAGTCCTTCGCCGTCCTGCTCGGCGACGACCTGATCGACCCGCGCGACCCGTTGCTGCAGCGGATGCTCGAGGTGCAGGCCGACATGGGCGGCAGCGTGGTCGCGCTCATCGAGGTGGACCCGGAGCAGGTGCACCTCTACGGCTGCGCCGCGGTCGAGCGGACCGACGCGGAGGACGTCGTCCGGGTCACCGACCTGGTCGAGAAGCCCGACGCCGCCGACGCGCCGAGCAACCTGGCGATCATCGGCCGGTACGTGCTGCACAGCGCCGTCTTCGACGTGCTCCGCGAGACCAAGCCGGGGAGGGGCGGCGAGTTCCAGCTGACCGACGCCTTGACGACGCTGGCCGGCATGCCGGTGGACGAGGGCGGCGGCGTGCACGCCGTCGTGTTCCACGGCCGCC
- a CDS encoding 5-formyltetrahydrofolate cyclo-ligase — MTRARTDDLADAKAALRRRVLDARRRLRPGDLGSAARALRDVLLATPEVSRARVVAAYVSVGREPGTGPLLDALLERGTEVLLPVMLPDGDLDWAVHEGDAALTEASRGLLEPTGPPLGAGAVVGAAAVLVPGLAADRRGVRLGRGGGSYDRALARLGGRAFTCVLLHDGEVLDLPVPRDRHDVPVHAAATPSGLVRLR; from the coding sequence GTGACCCGCGCCCGGACCGACGACCTCGCCGACGCCAAGGCGGCGCTCCGCCGGCGGGTGCTCGACGCCCGCCGCCGGCTGCGGCCGGGCGACCTGGGATCCGCCGCCCGAGCGCTCCGCGACGTGCTGCTGGCGACGCCCGAGGTGAGCCGTGCCCGCGTCGTCGCCGCGTACGTGTCGGTAGGGCGGGAGCCGGGGACCGGGCCCCTCCTGGACGCCTTGCTCGAGCGCGGGACCGAGGTGCTGCTCCCGGTCATGCTGCCCGACGGCGACCTCGACTGGGCGGTCCACGAGGGCGACGCCGCGCTCACGGAGGCCTCCCGCGGGCTGCTCGAGCCCACCGGCCCGCCCCTGGGCGCCGGTGCGGTGGTCGGCGCGGCGGCCGTGCTCGTTCCCGGCCTGGCGGCCGACCGCCGCGGCGTCCGCCTGGGCCGGGGCGGCGGCTCGTACGACCGAGCGCTCGCGCGGCTGGGCGGGCGGGCGTTCACCTGCGTCCTGCTGCACGACGGCGAGGTGCTCGACCTACCGGTGCCGCGCGACCGGCACGACGTACCGGTCCACGCGGCCGCGACGCCGTCGGGGCTGGTGCGGCTGCGCTGA